A section of the Deinococcus cellulosilyticus NBRC 106333 = KACC 11606 genome encodes:
- a CDS encoding DUF421 domain-containing protein, protein MEPYQFDLKNIFLGKDLPPLFFLEIAFRTAVMYMYTLLLIRLLGKRGVRQLTFFEFALIIALGSAVGDVMFYPDVPLLHGMLVITIVAVIQYTFSVVTEKNRRLERMLESTPTRMIRDGKLDLEAMHKERLSQNELYSWLRDDDINHLGEVHRAYLEPSGSLSVIRHTHKKVLPGLLLIPREDPDFECFEKTAPKTALYACWECGTLLEKQAGEDLEDCTCGARSWTLAVVPEH, encoded by the coding sequence ATGGAGCCCTACCAGTTTGATTTGAAAAACATTTTCCTGGGCAAGGACCTTCCACCCCTGTTTTTCCTGGAAATTGCCTTCCGCACCGCCGTGATGTACATGTACACCCTGCTGCTGATCCGTCTGCTGGGGAAACGGGGTGTGCGACAACTGACCTTCTTTGAATTTGCCCTGATCATTGCACTGGGCTCTGCTGTGGGGGATGTGATGTTCTATCCGGATGTTCCCCTGCTGCATGGGATGCTGGTGATCACCATTGTTGCTGTCATCCAGTACACCTTCTCAGTGGTCACCGAAAAGAACCGCAGGCTGGAACGGATGCTGGAAAGCACCCCCACCCGCATGATCCGCGATGGCAAACTGGACCTGGAAGCCATGCACAAAGAGCGACTCTCGCAGAACGAACTGTACTCCTGGCTGCGGGACGATGACATCAACCACCTGGGTGAAGTGCACCGGGCTTACCTGGAGCCTTCAGGCAGCCTCAGTGTGATCCGGCACACCCACAAAAAGGTTCTACCTGGCCTCCTCCTCATCCCCCGAGAAGATCCTGATTTCGAGTGCTTTGAGAAAACCGCTCCAAAAACCGCCCTGTATGCCTGCTGGGAGTGCGGTACCCTGCTGGAAAAGCAGGCTGGAGAGGATCTGGAAGACTGCACCTGTGGGGCACGGTCCTGGACTCTTGCGGTGGTACCGGAGCACTGA
- a CDS encoding helix-turn-helix domain-containing protein, with the protein MTPGWILHACQRSEDYEAFSEEGGLSIKTMHGFGTQYQVGRQLLGLNQGRYLVLNAGQPYTVQVPRGVESFCMFFSAEFTRDVYSSLSLSTDALLEGERMASPPEFLPRTFEQPDPIAHAMERLRGWSATGELTPERRRNGMESLLLELLYAHQMVQGEVFSYPATRHSTRQDIYRRVHRARDFLEAHLHQPITLEDLAGVANLTVFHFCRAFKHIFHCTPNAYLTHRRLERAKWLLKHTSLSVLEVTLDVGFESPTTFSTVFKKRFGMTPTQYRSQSG; encoded by the coding sequence ATGACCCCCGGCTGGATTTTGCATGCCTGCCAGAGAAGTGAGGATTACGAAGCCTTCAGCGAGGAGGGTGGACTGTCCATCAAAACCATGCATGGCTTTGGCACGCAGTACCAGGTGGGAAGGCAACTTCTGGGCCTCAACCAGGGCAGGTATCTGGTGCTGAATGCAGGACAGCCCTACACTGTGCAGGTGCCCAGAGGGGTGGAGTCTTTCTGTATGTTTTTCTCCGCAGAGTTCACACGGGATGTGTATTCCAGTCTGTCTCTGTCCACGGATGCATTGCTGGAAGGGGAAAGGATGGCGTCCCCTCCAGAGTTCCTGCCCCGCACTTTTGAACAGCCAGACCCCATTGCCCATGCCATGGAACGCCTCAGAGGGTGGTCTGCCACAGGCGAACTGACCCCGGAGCGCAGAAGAAATGGGATGGAAAGCTTGCTGCTGGAACTGCTTTATGCCCATCAGATGGTCCAGGGGGAGGTGTTCAGTTACCCGGCCACCCGTCACAGCACCCGCCAGGACATCTACCGCAGGGTGCACCGGGCCAGGGATTTTCTGGAGGCCCACCTGCACCAGCCCATCACCCTGGAAGACCTTGCCGGAGTGGCCAACCTGACGGTGTTTCATTTCTGCCGGGCCTTCAAGCACATTTTTCACTGCACACCCAATGCCTACCTGACCCACAGGCGCTTGGAACGCGCAAAGTGGCTTCTGAAGCACACCTCGCTCAGTGTGCTGGAGGTGACCCTGGATGTGGGTTTTGAGAGCCCGACAACCTTCAGCACGGTCTTCAAGAAGCGTTTCGGGATGACGCCAACCCAGTACCGATCTCAGTCAGGATGA
- a CDS encoding ankyrin repeat domain-containing protein, protein MTEDLIREFVMAAHGNAARVAELLSAHPELRGVRYVDFNETALEAASHMGRRDIAHLLLEAGEPLILPAALMLGDLEAARGLLDAKPELIHSAGAHGIPLMFHAAISGNPVLADLLWERGNRIGLGAAVHAAVAWDQPEFFGWLQDHEAPLDAPDHEGNTPLQAAQQRGQTDWVERLQGQSDVGPES, encoded by the coding sequence ATGACTGAAGACCTGATCCGTGAATTTGTGATGGCTGCCCATGGAAATGCTGCCCGTGTCGCCGAGTTGCTTTCTGCACATCCAGAATTGCGTGGCGTGCGGTATGTCGACTTCAATGAAACTGCACTGGAGGCAGCTTCCCACATGGGCCGCAGGGACATCGCCCACCTGCTTCTGGAGGCAGGGGAGCCCCTGATTCTTCCTGCTGCCCTGATGCTGGGTGACCTTGAGGCAGCAAGAGGGCTGCTGGATGCAAAACCCGAGCTGATCCACTCTGCAGGAGCCCACGGCATTCCTCTGATGTTTCATGCAGCAATCAGTGGAAATCCAGTTCTGGCAGACCTCTTGTGGGAGAGGGGAAACCGCATTGGTCTGGGGGCTGCAGTGCACGCTGCCGTGGCCTGGGACCAGCCTGAATTCTTTGGTTGGCTGCAGGACCATGAAGCCCCTCTGGACGCCCCTGACCATGAGGGCAACACCCCCCTGCAGGCCGCACAGCAACGGGGACAGACCGACTGGGTTGAGAGGTTGCAAGGTCAGTCAGACGTGGGTCCAGAATCCTGA
- the pnuC gene encoding nicotinamide riboside transporter PnuC, whose protein sequence is MIDWFVQVWAGLKATSALEWSANLVYLLSVWLATRNSVHTWWTGLIGVVLFGVLFFQIKLYADVTLQLFYIATSIYGWWAWSRGGENHQELPITRVTGTQLLSFFVLGVLVTLGYGALLHNFTDASSPFIDSVVMTASVIAQLLLMYRKLETWMFWIIVNVVAIPLYASKDLYFTSGIYVFFLINAFWGFISWQRLYRSASVREAL, encoded by the coding sequence ATGATTGATTGGTTCGTGCAGGTGTGGGCCGGGCTGAAAGCGACTTCAGCACTGGAATGGTCTGCCAATCTGGTGTATTTGCTTTCCGTGTGGCTGGCGACCCGAAACAGTGTGCACACCTGGTGGACAGGTCTCATCGGGGTGGTGCTTTTTGGGGTGCTGTTTTTCCAGATCAAACTTTATGCCGATGTGACGCTGCAATTGTTCTACATCGCAACCAGCATTTATGGCTGGTGGGCGTGGTCCAGAGGAGGGGAGAACCACCAGGAATTGCCCATCACCCGTGTGACAGGAACCCAGCTTCTCAGTTTCTTCGTGCTGGGGGTGCTGGTGACCCTGGGTTATGGCGCTTTGCTGCACAACTTCACAGATGCCAGTTCCCCTTTCATTGACTCTGTGGTGATGACCGCCAGTGTGATTGCCCAGCTTCTGCTGATGTACCGCAAGCTGGAAACCTGGATGTTCTGGATCATCGTGAATGTGGTGGCCATCCCGCTGTATGCCTCCAAGGACCTGTATTTCACCTCTGGCATCTATGTGTTCTTCCTGATCAATGCTTTCTGGGGTTTCATCAGCTGGCAGAGGCTTTACCGGAGTGCAAGTGTCCGTGAAGCCCTTTAA
- a CDS encoding AAA family ATPase, translating to MKPFKNSLIVGKFAPLHKGHQLLIDSALAQSEQVHIFSYSSPEIAGCGPEKRARWLRSLYPQCKIHLITPEFLKFHFSQLGHVELPLNADDAVLHRRFCAFLWVHLVREPLDAVFTSEDYGEGFVQELNQYFSLYHPQHQVRHVLVDLNRVQVPISGTLIRQDPHLHRNFLAPEVYRDFVKRVCFLGGESTGKSTLSRLMAEKMNSLHVPEYGRTLWEEQQGHLGFDDLLKIAKVHIRTEELLAGQAHTFLFVDTTPLTTWMYSHFYFGHADPELSALKHRPYEVTFLCAPDFPFVQDGTRAGEDFRARQHQWYLELLQQMTIPYTLLTGTLEERICKIMEVLT from the coding sequence GTGAAGCCCTTTAAAAACAGCCTGATTGTTGGCAAGTTTGCCCCCCTGCACAAAGGACACCAGCTGCTCATTGATTCGGCGCTGGCCCAGAGTGAGCAGGTGCACATCTTCAGTTATTCCAGCCCTGAAATCGCAGGGTGTGGGCCTGAAAAAAGAGCACGCTGGCTCAGGTCCCTCTATCCACAGTGCAAAATCCATCTCATCACCCCTGAATTTCTGAAGTTCCATTTTTCGCAGCTTGGTCATGTGGAATTGCCCCTCAATGCCGATGATGCTGTGTTGCACCGCAGGTTCTGTGCCTTCCTGTGGGTGCATCTGGTGAGAGAGCCTCTGGATGCTGTTTTCACCAGCGAGGACTACGGAGAGGGGTTTGTTCAGGAGCTCAACCAGTATTTCTCGCTGTACCATCCACAGCATCAGGTCAGGCATGTTCTGGTGGACCTGAATCGCGTGCAGGTGCCCATTTCTGGAACCCTGATCCGGCAAGATCCCCATTTGCACAGGAATTTTCTGGCTCCAGAGGTGTACCGCGATTTTGTGAAACGCGTGTGCTTTCTGGGAGGGGAGTCCACCGGAAAGAGCACCCTTTCTCGCCTCATGGCTGAGAAAATGAACAGCCTGCATGTCCCCGAGTATGGCCGCACCCTCTGGGAAGAGCAGCAGGGGCATCTGGGGTTTGATGACCTGCTCAAAATCGCAAAAGTCCACATCCGAACCGAGGAGCTTCTGGCAGGGCAGGCCCACACGTTCCTGTTTGTGGACACCACGCCCCTCACCACCTGGATGTACAGCCACTTCTATTTCGGTCATGCAGATCCAGAACTCTCTGCCCTGAAGCACCGCCCCTATGAGGTGACCTTTCTGTGTGCACCAGATTTTCCCTTCGTGCAGGACGGCACCAGGGCAGGGGAGGATTTCCGTGCAAGGCAGCACCAATGGTATTTGGAACTGCTTCAACAAATGACTATCCCTTACACCCTGTTAACAGGTACATTAGAAGAACGGATTTGCAAGATCATGGAGGTACTTACGTGA
- a CDS encoding DUF6979 family protein produces MSQYGDIAILAVELFPDLQDARDAWQMATEALGQADSLPVQKAQSTFLVLCDAGKVLGIPASPTATQEGGQVLKALDALQRASAPSRASLSLSLQQDPGVQHEEIDVLLSLWEVGLLDGELSEV; encoded by the coding sequence GTGAGTCAGTACGGTGACATTGCCATTCTCGCTGTGGAGTTGTTCCCGGACCTGCAGGACGCCCGGGACGCCTGGCAGATGGCCACCGAAGCCCTGGGACAGGCAGACTCCCTTCCTGTCCAGAAAGCCCAGAGCACATTTCTGGTCCTGTGTGATGCCGGGAAGGTGCTGGGCATCCCTGCTTCACCCACAGCAACACAGGAGGGTGGGCAGGTGCTGAAAGCCCTGGACGCCCTGCAACGTGCGTCTGCACCCAGCAGGGCATCCCTGAGCCTCAGCTTGCAACAGGACCCAGGAGTGCAGCACGAAGAAATTGATGTTTTGCTGTCCCTGTGGGAGGTGGGTTTGCTGGATGGAGAACTCAGTGAGGTGTGA
- a CDS encoding LysE family translocator: MIPATTLMAFALIALGMVLTPGPNMMYLVSRSICQGRVAGLYSLAGVVLGFVIYLLLAAFGLTAVVMAVPFAYDTLRLAGAFYLGYLAWNTLKPGGRSPFQVKDLPEDSPRKLFFMGLLTNLLNPKIAVLYLSLLPQFVDVSKGHVLEQSLILGSTQILVSLTVNTTIVITASSIAHFLGRHPRWATFQRYLMGTVLGGLALKMALETRKA, from the coding sequence ATGATTCCAGCCACAACCCTGATGGCCTTTGCCCTGATTGCTCTGGGGATGGTGCTGACCCCTGGACCCAACATGATGTATCTGGTGTCCCGATCCATCTGCCAGGGGCGTGTGGCTGGACTGTACTCTCTGGCAGGGGTGGTGCTGGGCTTTGTGATCTATCTGCTGCTGGCTGCGTTTGGCCTCACTGCCGTGGTGATGGCTGTTCCTTTCGCTTACGACACCCTGAGGCTCGCGGGAGCCTTTTACCTGGGATATCTGGCCTGGAACACCCTGAAACCCGGTGGGCGGTCTCCGTTTCAGGTGAAGGACCTGCCTGAGGATTCTCCCCGCAAGCTCTTTTTCATGGGGCTCCTCACCAATTTGCTGAATCCCAAGATTGCCGTGCTGTACCTGTCCCTGCTTCCCCAGTTTGTGGATGTCTCAAAAGGACATGTGCTGGAGCAGAGCCTGATCCTGGGAAGCACCCAGATTCTGGTGAGCCTCACGGTCAACACCACCATTGTGATCACGGCAAGCAGCATTGCTCACTTTCTGGGCAGGCACCCCAGGTGGGCCACGTTCCAGCGTTACCTGATGGGCACGGTTCTGGGCGGTCTGGCTTTAAAGATGGCCCTGGAAACCCGCAAAGCCTGA
- a CDS encoding carbonic anhydrase, which translates to MRGNPVIDNHEYTQEAEQAINVLLQSHNEKADIPGFEGPQLAIVTCMDFRINLRLPTNFAFVLRTGGANTLPIEPYLAFSVARTGIHAVAIIGHTDCAMQHPNPYVVEQLPASNEIKRDYRSQIASLAILDAPEYTRREARRLAERLGLPVIPLLYHVEDHKITRL; encoded by the coding sequence ATGCGAGGTAACCCTGTGATCGACAACCATGAATACACCCAGGAGGCCGAGCAGGCCATCAACGTCCTGCTCCAGAGCCACAACGAAAAAGCAGACATCCCCGGCTTTGAAGGACCCCAGCTGGCCATTGTCACCTGCATGGATTTCCGCATAAACTTGCGCCTGCCCACCAATTTTGCCTTCGTGCTGCGCACCGGTGGAGCCAACACCCTGCCCATTGAACCCTACCTGGCCTTCAGTGTGGCCCGGACTGGAATTCATGCGGTGGCGATCATCGGGCACACCGACTGCGCCATGCAGCACCCCAACCCTTATGTGGTGGAACAGCTTCCTGCCAGCAACGAAATCAAGCGGGATTACCGCAGCCAGATTGCCTCCCTGGCCATCCTGGACGCTCCCGAGTACACCCGCCGTGAAGCCAGACGTCTGGCAGAGCGCCTGGGCCTCCCGGTGATTCCCCTGCTGTACCATGTGGAAGACCACAAAATCACCCGGCTCTGA
- a CDS encoding TSUP family transporter, whose translation MTRVPDLDLVQVLSYGIPLAFLAGLIDAIAGGGGVITLPTLIFMGLSPGQVVATNKLLAIFGSASSTYQYFRKGKIELNLVWRLAIIALLGSALGAQLVLGFKNQEAFRMIIAGLIIVVGILVVSNKRMGMDNHYEGLNRRTMLIGGAGALLIGMYDGFFGPGTGTFLMFLFVRYLKFDFVVGSGNARFINFITNLGAFITFLISGQMVWAIGLAMGVANALGATLGARLAILKGSTFVKVVYLLIVLLVVARLTLGA comes from the coding sequence ATGACCCGCGTGCCTGACCTTGATCTTGTGCAAGTCCTCTCCTACGGAATTCCGCTGGCCTTTCTGGCAGGCCTCATTGATGCCATTGCTGGAGGTGGAGGGGTGATCACGCTGCCCACCCTGATTTTCATGGGCCTCAGTCCGGGGCAGGTGGTGGCCACCAACAAACTGCTGGCGATCTTTGGGAGTGCGAGTTCCACCTACCAGTACTTCAGAAAGGGAAAAATCGAACTGAATCTGGTGTGGAGACTTGCCATCATTGCTCTGCTGGGCAGTGCCCTCGGGGCACAACTGGTGCTTGGCTTCAAGAACCAGGAGGCCTTCCGGATGATCATTGCAGGCCTGATCATTGTGGTGGGCATTCTGGTGGTGAGCAACAAGCGAATGGGGATGGACAACCACTACGAAGGCCTGAACCGACGCACCATGCTCATCGGGGGTGCAGGCGCACTTCTGATTGGCATGTACGACGGGTTTTTTGGACCGGGAACGGGCACGTTTCTGATGTTTCTCTTTGTGCGCTACCTGAAGTTTGATTTTGTGGTGGGCAGCGGAAACGCCCGCTTCATCAACTTCATCACCAATCTGGGGGCATTCATCACCTTCCTGATCAGTGGGCAGATGGTGTGGGCCATCGGTCTGGCCATGGGCGTTGCAAACGCGCTTGGAGCCACGCTGGGTGCGAGGCTTGCGATCCTGAAGGGCAGCACGTTTGTGAAGGTGGTCTACCTCTTGATTGTACTTCTGGTGGTGGCACGTTTGACTCTTGGTGCATAA
- a CDS encoding VOC family protein has translation MRRIGTVHLNVRDLKKQLQFYQNTLGMTQTDEQGNTVTLGAAGLPLLTLHHTPDAQRIRGAGLYHFAVLLPSRADLGQFIRHIAEKQIPVQGASDHHVSEALYMADPEGNGIEIYRDRQKQEWGQNGQIEMTTARMDVEAVVQSAKPEPFTVLPEGTIMGHIHLHASNVPEAARFYLDTLKMEHIADYPGAQFMSYDHYHHHVAVNAWAGQGVPAHPESLGLRSYELFSDVLPAGTLTDPSGIVIDIKPAVLA, from the coding sequence ATGAGACGCATCGGCACCGTACACCTGAACGTCAGGGATCTGAAAAAACAACTGCAGTTCTACCAGAACACCCTCGGCATGACCCAGACGGATGAGCAGGGCAACACCGTGACCCTGGGCGCAGCAGGGCTTCCTCTGCTGACCCTGCACCACACACCAGATGCCCAGAGGATCAGGGGGGCAGGACTGTACCACTTTGCTGTGCTGTTGCCTTCCAGGGCAGACCTGGGTCAATTCATCCGGCACATTGCAGAAAAGCAGATTCCAGTGCAGGGCGCATCTGACCACCATGTTTCCGAGGCCCTGTACATGGCTGATCCTGAAGGCAACGGCATCGAAATCTACCGGGACCGCCAGAAACAGGAATGGGGCCAGAACGGCCAGATCGAGATGACCACTGCACGGATGGACGTAGAAGCGGTGGTGCAATCCGCAAAACCTGAACCCTTCACGGTGTTGCCAGAAGGGACCATCATGGGCCACATCCACCTGCATGCTTCCAACGTTCCAGAGGCTGCCCGTTTTTATCTGGACACCCTGAAGATGGAACACATTGCAGATTATCCCGGAGCACAGTTCATGAGTTACGACCACTACCACCACCATGTTGCCGTGAACGCCTGGGCAGGTCAGGGGGTCCCGGCGCACCCGGAAAGCCTGGGGCTCCGCTCCTATGAGCTGTTTTCTGATGTGCTGCCTGCAGGAACCCTCACCGACCCCAGCGGCATTGTGATTGACATCAAACCTGCCGTGCTGGCCTGA
- a CDS encoding RNA ligase family protein has product MHYTKYPRTPHLPWSQKADADDVILPDTRIWEGMEVVITEKLDGENTSLYRDYLHARSVDNRYHPSRDWIKRYHGQIRHLIPEGYRICGENMYAQHSIVYHDLESYFYVFSVWDEKNCALGWDETLEWAAEIGAPTPRELYRGLWDEQKVQNIEIDTTTTEGYVVRPARSFPYSDFGSLVGKWVRANHVQTSEHWMHQAVIPNGLRKT; this is encoded by the coding sequence ATGCATTACACCAAATACCCCAGAACCCCCCACCTCCCGTGGTCCCAGAAAGCCGATGCAGACGATGTGATTCTGCCCGACACCCGCATCTGGGAAGGCATGGAGGTGGTCATCACCGAAAAGCTTGATGGAGAGAACACCAGCCTTTACCGCGATTACCTGCATGCCCGAAGCGTGGACAACAGGTACCACCCCTCCAGAGACTGGATCAAGCGGTACCACGGCCAGATCCGGCACCTGATCCCAGAGGGTTACCGCATCTGCGGAGAGAACATGTATGCGCAGCATTCCATTGTCTACCATGACCTGGAATCCTACTTCTATGTGTTTTCCGTCTGGGATGAAAAGAACTGCGCCCTGGGCTGGGATGAAACGCTGGAATGGGCCGCTGAAATCGGTGCCCCCACCCCCAGAGAACTTTACAGGGGCCTGTGGGACGAGCAGAAAGTGCAGAACATCGAAATTGACACCACCACCACTGAAGGCTACGTGGTGCGTCCTGCCCGCAGCTTTCCCTACAGCGATTTTGGCTCGCTGGTTGGAAAATGGGTCAGGGCCAACCACGTGCAGACCAGCGAACACTGGATGCATCAGGCCGTGATCCCCAACGGATTGAGGAAAACATGA
- a CDS encoding AAA family ATPase: MNTPLNSIYAKQVQRCVEQLRSGKEVQFPEWKEALSPFLDWLHQLDVTPQDRLWHKEGSVDIHTSMVLQQMYRILEHEAFTPHEQLVLVLAAVLHDIGKAKATRVRDGRIVSPGHAMMGRDHIALRLRSAGFSGELVRTVMGLVGHHHDPKHLITQGAPERAFRRLARITDVRLLYWLEQADLRGRIADDLEEQLEWLDLFKLQCEEYNLWEHDPYQDWLKPLRDFEPYIQQSAVLDYEEGHIYSPEEAIARSFQWRNRPSELLILCGLSGSGKSTWAHEHFPDTEIISMDDLREDLSGDRGDQSINGQVWQQAREQLKKALREGRQVIWDATNIRRLSRERLINIGLDYHAWVKLVVFHTAPEVALRQNSLREHAVPAGVIASQIEGFQFPEVYEGHEVVFVE, translated from the coding sequence ATGAACACCCCATTGAATTCCATTTACGCCAAACAGGTCCAGCGCTGTGTGGAACAGCTGCGGTCTGGAAAAGAGGTGCAATTCCCAGAGTGGAAAGAGGCCCTCAGTCCTTTTCTGGACTGGCTGCACCAGCTTGATGTGACCCCACAGGACCGCCTGTGGCACAAAGAAGGCAGTGTGGACATCCACACTTCCATGGTTTTGCAGCAGATGTACCGGATTCTGGAGCATGAAGCCTTCACCCCCCATGAGCAGCTTGTTCTGGTGCTTGCAGCCGTACTGCACGATATTGGAAAGGCAAAAGCCACCCGGGTGCGCGATGGCCGGATTGTCTCACCCGGTCATGCCATGATGGGCCGGGACCACATTGCACTGCGTCTGCGGTCCGCTGGATTCTCTGGAGAACTGGTCCGCACGGTGATGGGTCTGGTGGGACACCACCATGACCCCAAACACCTGATCACCCAGGGTGCCCCTGAACGGGCTTTTCGCAGACTGGCCCGCATCACCGATGTGCGGTTGCTGTACTGGCTGGAACAGGCCGACCTGAGGGGCCGCATTGCAGACGATCTGGAGGAACAACTGGAATGGCTGGACCTCTTCAAACTCCAGTGTGAAGAGTACAACCTCTGGGAGCATGACCCTTACCAGGACTGGCTGAAGCCCCTCAGGGATTTTGAGCCCTACATCCAGCAGAGTGCCGTACTGGATTACGAAGAAGGACACATCTATTCTCCAGAGGAAGCCATCGCCCGCTCCTTCCAGTGGCGCAACCGGCCATCAGAACTGCTGATCCTGTGTGGCCTGAGCGGTTCAGGAAAGAGCACCTGGGCCCATGAGCATTTCCCGGACACGGAAATCATCAGCATGGACGACCTCAGGGAAGACCTCTCTGGAGACAGGGGAGACCAGAGCATCAACGGTCAGGTCTGGCAACAGGCCAGAGAACAGCTCAAAAAAGCCCTCAGGGAAGGCAGACAGGTGATCTGGGATGCCACCAACATCCGCAGGCTGTCCCGCGAACGCCTGATCAACATTGGGCTCGATTACCATGCCTGGGTGAAACTTGTGGTGTTTCACACGGCTCCAGAAGTTGCCCTCAGACAGAACAGCCTGCGTGAACACGCGGTACCAGCAGGAGTGATTGCCTCCCAGATCGAAGGCTTCCAGTTTCCAGAAGTTTACGAGGGGCATGAAGTGGTGTTCGTTGAGTGA